A DNA window from Aythya fuligula isolate bAytFul2 chromosome 4, bAytFul2.pri, whole genome shotgun sequence contains the following coding sequences:
- the MAB21L2 gene encoding protein mab-21-like 2, with amino-acid sequence MIAAQAKLVYQLNKYYTERCQARKAAIAKTIREVCKVVSDVLKEVEVQEPRFISSLSEIDARYEGLEVISPTEFEVVLYLNQMGVFNFVDDGSLPGCAVLKLSDGRKRSMSLWVEFITASGYLSARKIRSRFQTLVAQAVDKCSYRDVVKMIADTSEVKLRIRERYVVQITPAFKCTGIWPRSAAQWPMPHIPWPGPNRVAEVKAEGFNLLSKECYSLTGKQSSAESDAWVLQFGEAENRLLMGGCRNKCLSVLKTLRDRHLELPGQPLNNYHMKTLLLYECEKHPRETDWDEACLGDRLNGILLQLISCLQCRRCPHYFLPNLDLFQGKPHSALESAAKQTWRLAREILTNPKSLDKL; translated from the coding sequence ATGATCGCCGCGCAGGCCAAGCTGGTGTACCAGCTCAACAAATACTACACGGAGCGCTGCCAGGCCCGCAAGGCGGCCATCGCCAAGACCATCCGGGAGGTGTGCAAGGTGGTGTCGGACGTGCTGAAGGAGGTGGAGGTGCAGGAGCCGCGCTTCATCAGCTCCCTGAGCGAGATCGACGCCCGCTACGAGGGGCTGGAGGTGATCTCGCCCACCGAGTTCGAGGTGGTGCTCTACCTCAACCAGATGGGCGTCTTCAACTTCGTGGACGACGGCTCCCTGCCGGGCTGCGCCGTGCTCAAGCTGAGCGACGGCCGCAAGCGCAGCATGTCCCTCTGGGTGGAGTTCATCACCGCCTCGGGCTACCTGTCGGCCCGCAAGATCCGCTCCCGCTTCCAGACGCTGGTGGCCCAGGCCGTGGACAAGTGCAGCTACCGGGACGTGGTGAAGATGATCGCGGACACGAGCGAGGTGAAGCTGCGCATCCGGGAGCGCTACGTGGTGCAGATCACGCCCGCCTTCAAGTGCACCGGCATCTGGCCGCGCAGCGCGGCGCAGTGGCCCATGCCGCACATCCCCTGGCCCGGCCCCAACCGGGTGGCGGAGGTGAAGGCGGAGGGCTTCAACCTGCTCTCCAAGGAGTGCTACTCGCTGACGGGCAAGCAGAGCTCGGCCGAGAGCGACGCCTGGGTGCTGCAGTTCGGCGAGGCCGAGAACCGCCTGCTGATGGGCGGCTGCCGGAACAAGTGCCTCTCGGTGCTCAAGACGCTGCGCGACCGGCACCTGGAGCTGCCGGGGCAGCCGCTCAACAACTACCACATGAAGACGCTGCTGCTGTACGAGTGCGAGAAGCACCCGCGGGAGACCGACTGGGACGAGGCGTGCCTGGGCGACCGGCTCAACGgcatcctcctgcagctcatCTCCTGCCTGCAGTGCCGGCGCTGCCCCCACTACTTCCTGCCCAACCTAGACCTCTTTCAGGGCAAGCCCCACTCGGCCCTGGAAAGCGCCGCCAAACAGACCTGGAGGCTAGCCAGGGAAATCCTCACCAATCCCAAAAGCCTCGACAAACTATAG